In a single window of the Flavobacterium sp. W4I14 genome:
- a CDS encoding hypothetical protein (product_source=Hypo-rule applied), with amino-acid sequence MTVTVLAIFETDFRPDLSLGKIMNERLKIAAADLQDIHLQHLQAIGQRSDDLVVYISYNPKYKIRWRVVNDVPEDVENFVAQTCGNLGYIYWKTASINVFKGNE; translated from the coding sequence ATGACCGTTACCGTTTTAGCCATATTCGAAACAGATTTTAGACCAGATCTTTCATTAGGTAAAATCATGAATGAAAGACTGAAGATTGCTGCTGCAGATCTGCAGGATATTCATTTACAACATTTACAGGCCATTGGGCAACGTAGTGATGATTTAGTAGTGTATATAAGTTATAATCCAAAATATAAAATAAGATGGCGCGTAGTTAACGACGTGCCTGAGGATGTAGAAAACTTTGTAGCTCAAACCTGTGGTAATTTAGGTTATATCTACTGGAAAACAGCCTCTATTAATGTTTTTAAGGGAAACGAGTAA